Proteins encoded together in one Anaerotignum faecicola window:
- the mutL gene encoding DNA mismatch repair endonuclease MutL, with product MREIRLLDNNTINKISAGEVVERPSSVVKELAENSIDAGASAVTIEIRDGGTSLIKISDNGSGIPKEQVKTAFLRHATSKISDIEDLDYIYSLGFRGEALASIASVSQIEMVTKTQNEELGCKIEISGGNMIEESECACAGGTSITVKNIFFNVPARRKFLKKPATESGYISDTVNKLALAHPEISFKYINNGNVMLHTSGNNDLKTAVFHVYGKEMSQKMIDVSCEENGFRLFGLIGKPELSRGNRNYENLFINGRFIKNDVVSQAVEEAYKTRLMIGKFPVFILSLTLSADMVDVNVHPAKLEVRFRDDDVIYDFIYNAVYEALKSIALIPKSDWNSAPSEKVKKLIENGNFLDNQNSCANKDEGNTAPHDSNRFKQEVIPETNITEVINKNIFSKVDESVKYNSEGTRHSIDELKELYKNKMDSEDINGGKNILKERQLGYIPDKDVGQEIMPTPDNIEELEQAERFFNNYKITGQIFSTYWIVEQGSSIFLIDQHAAHERILFERIMNEFKNGDVVSQRILQPIALNLSEKEAILLNENVELMERFGFDIEFLGGINYVIKGMPYIFQTPENLSFFTEILDTLGVGQNENVYDKKIHTIATIACKAAVKANDKLSVQEAVSLIERLLKLDNPFSCPHGRPTIIELTKYELEKKFKRIQ from the coding sequence ATGAGAGAGATCCGTTTGCTTGATAATAACACTATAAATAAAATTTCTGCCGGCGAAGTAGTTGAACGGCCAAGTTCGGTTGTTAAAGAACTCGCAGAAAATTCCATAGACGCCGGGGCAAGCGCCGTAACTATAGAAATACGCGACGGCGGAACAAGCCTTATTAAAATAAGCGACAACGGCAGCGGTATACCTAAAGAACAGGTTAAAACGGCTTTCCTTCGTCATGCGACAAGCAAAATTTCCGATATAGAGGATCTTGACTATATATATTCTCTCGGATTTAGGGGCGAGGCTCTTGCAAGTATCGCTTCTGTTTCTCAGATTGAAATGGTTACAAAGACCCAAAATGAAGAGCTTGGCTGTAAAATTGAGATAAGCGGCGGAAATATGATTGAAGAGAGCGAATGTGCCTGTGCAGGAGGAACGTCAATAACAGTTAAAAACATATTTTTCAACGTGCCCGCAAGACGAAAGTTCCTTAAAAAGCCGGCAACTGAAAGCGGATATATCTCTGACACAGTTAATAAGCTTGCGCTTGCGCATCCGGAAATTTCTTTTAAGTATATTAATAACGGAAACGTAATGCTCCATACCAGCGGCAACAATGATTTAAAAACGGCTGTTTTCCATGTTTACGGAAAAGAAATGAGCCAAAAAATGATAGATGTTTCATGTGAAGAAAACGGTTTTAGGCTTTTCGGGCTTATAGGGAAACCGGAACTTTCAAGAGGCAACAGAAATTACGAAAATCTATTTATAAACGGACGTTTCATAAAAAACGACGTCGTTTCACAAGCAGTTGAAGAAGCCTACAAAACCCGTCTTATGATAGGAAAGTTTCCGGTTTTTATACTGTCCCTTACTTTAAGCGCCGATATGGTTGATGTTAATGTACATCCTGCAAAACTCGAAGTTCGTTTCAGGGATGACGACGTAATTTATGATTTTATATATAATGCCGTTTATGAGGCGTTAAAATCTATAGCGTTAATACCGAAATCAGATTGGAATAGCGCCCCGTCGGAAAAAGTAAAAAAACTAATCGAAAACGGAAACTTCTTGGACAATCAAAATAGTTGTGCAAATAAAGACGAAGGGAATACTGCCCCTCATGACTCAAATCGATTTAAACAGGAAGTTATACCGGAAACGAACATAACGGAAGTCATTAATAAAAATATATTTTCCAAAGTTGACGAATCCGTTAAATATAACAGTGAAGGAACACGACATTCCATTGACGAACTGAAGGAGCTTTATAAAAATAAAATGGATTCCGAAGATATAAACGGCGGTAAGAATATACTGAAAGAACGGCAGTTGGGGTATATACCTGATAAGGATGTAGGGCAGGAAATAATGCCGACGCCGGATAATATCGAAGAACTCGAACAGGCTGAAAGATTTTTCAATAATTATAAAATAACAGGCCAAATTTTTTCAACATATTGGATAGTTGAACAGGGATCAAGCATATTTCTTATAGATCAGCATGCCGCTCATGAGAGAATACTTTTTGAACGTATTATGAATGAATTTAAAAACGGCGATGTTGTTTCACAGCGTATATTGCAGCCTATAGCGCTTAATTTAAGCGAAAAGGAAGCAATCCTGCTTAATGAAAATGTGGAGCTTATGGAAAGATTTGGATTTGACATTGAATTTTTAGGCGGTATTAACTATGTGATTAAAGGCATGCCGTACATATTTCAAACTCCGGAAAATCTTAGCTTTTTTACAGAAATACTCGACACTTTGGGAGTAGGCCAAAATGAAAATGTGTATGATAAAAAGATACATACAATCGCAACTATAGCATGCAAGGCCGCTGTTAAAGCCAATGATAAATTGTCGGTTCAAGAAGCGGTTTCACTTATAGAGAGGCTTTTAAAACTTGATAACCCCTTCAGCTGCCCGCATGGCAGGCCTACAATTATAGAACTTACTAAATATGAACTTGAAAAAAAGTTTAAACGTATACAATGA
- the miaA gene encoding tRNA (adenosine(37)-N6)-dimethylallyltransferase MiaA, producing MKKPLIIITGPTACGKTDISIELAKKINGEIISADSMQVYKYMNIGTAKPSKAEMCGIKHYLIDELYPDEEFNAMVFQSMAKKYIEEIYSKGKIPIIVGGTGFYINALVYDNNFMSTYDDGHIRRQLYDEAEKYGKCYMYEKLKKIDPEYAAIVHENNLKRVIRAIEYYIQTGEKMSEHNNDAKNKQSPYNVSFFILSMDRTKLYDRINQRVDIMISNGLTEEVKKLIDMGYGSSIISMQGIGYKELIPYINGKMELDEAINILKQSTRRFAKRQLTWFRQKTDGIWIDVTEKDKETTVRQIIGYLKNGGAAEI from the coding sequence ATGAAAAAACCTCTCATAATTATTACCGGGCCGACAGCCTGTGGGAAAACTGATATTTCTATAGAACTTGCAAAAAAAATAAACGGTGAAATTATATCCGCAGACAGCATGCAGGTATATAAATATATGAATATAGGCACGGCAAAGCCTTCAAAGGCTGAAATGTGCGGAATCAAGCATTATTTGATAGACGAGCTTTATCCCGATGAAGAGTTTAACGCAATGGTTTTTCAAAGCATGGCCAAAAAATATATTGAGGAAATATATTCAAAGGGAAAAATTCCCATAATTGTCGGAGGAACCGGATTTTATATAAACGCATTGGTTTACGATAATAATTTTATGTCAACTTATGATGACGGACATATCCGCCGCCAGCTTTATGACGAGGCGGAAAAGTACGGTAAATGTTATATGTACGAAAAGCTAAAAAAAATTGATCCGGAATATGCAGCGATTGTGCATGAAAATAACTTAAAAAGAGTTATAAGGGCTATCGAATATTATATACAAACAGGGGAAAAAATGTCTGAACACAATAATGATGCCAAAAACAAACAATCGCCTTATAATGTTTCTTTTTTTATTTTAAGCATGGACAGAACAAAACTTTATGACAGGATAAATCAAAGGGTTGACATAATGATTAGCAACGGATTGACAGAAGAAGTAAAAAAGCTGATAGATATGGGTTACGGCAGCAGTATTATATCTATGCAGGGTATTGGATATAAAGAGCTTATACCTTATATTAATGGGAAAATGGAACTGGATGAAGCGATAAATATATTAAAGCAAAGCACGCGCAGATTTGCAAAAAGGCAGCTTACGTGGTTCAGACAAAAAACCGACGGTATATGGATAGATGTTACAGAAAAAGATAAGGAAACAACAGTCAGACAAATAATAGGATATTTGAAAAACGGCGGCGCGGCTGAAATATAA
- a CDS encoding methionine gamma-lyase family protein, producing the protein MELSEFVYEKFGISHNIWNYACKIEKDLELKFKKIDEITEFNQLKVLAAMQKNKLSDTHFAATTGYGYNDLGRDTLEQVYADVFKAESGLVRPQIISGTHALTVALSGNLRPGDEILSPVGVPYDTLQGVIGIRKEKGSLSEFGITYRQVDLLPDGNFDYDNIEKAITNKTKLVTIQRSKGYEYRQSLSVEKIGELIKFIKTINKNIICMVDNCYGEFVEKTEPTEVGADLIVGSLIKNPGGGLAPIGGYIVGREEFVENAAVRLTSPGLGKEVGATLGITPALFQGLFTAPQVVGGSVKGAVFLSALFSGLGFETLPKTDEKRADIVQCIKMKSAENVIAFCQGIQRGAPVDSFVKPEPWDMPGYDCPVIMAAGAFVQGSSIELSADAPIKPPYNVFFQGGLSWHHAKIGIIMGLQAMVEQGLVTV; encoded by the coding sequence TTGGAATTAAGTGAATTTGTATATGAGAAATTCGGCATAAGCCACAATATCTGGAATTATGCCTGCAAAATAGAAAAAGATTTAGAATTAAAGTTTAAAAAAATAGACGAAATAACAGAATTTAATCAACTTAAAGTTTTGGCCGCTATGCAGAAAAACAAATTAAGCGATACACACTTTGCGGCTACAACAGGGTATGGCTACAATGACTTGGGGCGCGATACTCTTGAACAGGTTTATGCAGACGTATTTAAAGCGGAAAGCGGCCTTGTAAGGCCTCAGATTATATCAGGAACGCATGCCCTTACAGTTGCGTTGTCCGGCAATTTAAGACCCGGTGATGAAATACTTTCTCCTGTAGGCGTTCCATATGATACTTTGCAGGGGGTTATCGGTATAAGAAAGGAAAAGGGCTCGCTAAGTGAATTCGGAATAACATACAGGCAGGTGGATCTGCTTCCAGACGGTAATTTCGACTATGATAATATCGAAAAAGCAATAACAAATAAAACAAAGCTTGTTACAATACAACGTTCAAAGGGATATGAATACAGGCAGTCGCTTTCTGTAGAGAAAATAGGCGAATTAATAAAATTTATAAAAACTATCAATAAAAATATTATATGTATGGTTGACAACTGCTATGGTGAGTTTGTTGAAAAAACCGAGCCTACGGAAGTCGGCGCGGATTTAATCGTCGGTTCATTAATTAAAAATCCCGGCGGCGGCCTTGCCCCTATAGGAGGATATATTGTAGGAAGGGAAGAATTTGTTGAAAATGCCGCTGTCCGCCTCACATCTCCCGGCCTGGGCAAAGAAGTAGGGGCGACGCTCGGAATTACGCCTGCGCTTTTCCAGGGACTGTTTACAGCCCCTCAAGTTGTAGGAGGAAGCGTTAAAGGCGCAGTGTTTCTATCCGCATTGTTCAGCGGGCTTGGATTTGAAACTCTCCCGAAAACAGATGAAAAGAGGGCAGATATTGTTCAGTGTATTAAAATGAAAAGCGCCGAAAATGTTATTGCATTTTGTCAAGGCATACAGCGCGGCGCTCCCGTTGACAGTTTTGTAAAGCCTGAACCGTGGGACATGCCCGGATACGATTGTCCTGTTATAATGGCGGCAGGCGCTTTTGTTCAAGGTTCTTCAATAGAATTAAGTGCGGATGCACCGATAAAACCGCCTTATAATGTATTTTTTCAGGGAGGTTTAAGCTGGCATCATGCTAAGATTGGAATTATAATGGGCTTACAGGCTATGGTTGAACAAGGACTTGTTACTGTTTAA
- a CDS encoding D-alanyl-D-alanine carboxypeptidase, whose translation MKIFKQKVMLLMLLAFTFVFSNISFAAEKPEVKAEAAILIEPSTGKVLFEKNADKKMYPASMTKLLTAIIALDNFSPDDVILVGNEINEVSLDSSKAGHVRGESITVRNLIRGLIIPSGNDTAEVIANAVVKKVQNDDTLSPKECDVLFSEMMNKKAEELGCTNTNFSNPHGYHDENHYTTAHDMSKIASKALEYDVLMQICSEKSYSGNSMEDKDSAGVRTKEYNWSSHNLLITNGEYAYPYATGLKTGFTDEAGDCIAASAEKDGIQLVAIIFNSEDPGRWEDAAALFNYGFENYNFFTIAQNGSVVGQVPLHNHNKADGDNLDLIIKEDISLYLDKEVLGAIETDIEITNEEYIYQEDTKDSETPTTFINAPITQDTEIGKVSYKYNGEVLAETPVYAGRTVEEATFFEKIGYTFKDIASKLFTKDGLIKFGIGAAVIIVIALIIKFVSSRRRRSRNVYKFKNNKRRRY comes from the coding sequence ATGAAGATATTTAAACAAAAAGTTATGTTGCTTATGCTTCTCGCTTTTACTTTTGTGTTTTCAAATATATCATTTGCGGCCGAAAAGCCGGAAGTAAAAGCAGAAGCCGCCATTTTAATAGAACCTTCAACAGGAAAAGTTCTCTTTGAAAAAAATGCTGATAAAAAAATGTATCCTGCAAGTATGACAAAGTTGCTTACAGCAATTATAGCGCTTGATAATTTTTCTCCGGACGACGTTATTTTAGTTGGAAATGAAATTAATGAAGTGTCTCTTGATTCAAGCAAAGCCGGCCATGTCAGAGGAGAATCCATAACAGTGAGGAACTTGATACGCGGCCTTATTATACCAAGCGGCAATGACACGGCTGAGGTAATTGCAAACGCAGTTGTAAAGAAAGTTCAAAACGACGACACATTAAGCCCTAAAGAATGCGACGTATTATTCTCTGAAATGATGAATAAAAAGGCGGAAGAATTGGGTTGCACCAATACAAATTTTTCTAATCCTCATGGATATCATGACGAAAATCATTATACAACTGCTCATGATATGTCAAAAATTGCGTCGAAAGCTTTAGAATATGATGTTTTAATGCAAATATGTTCCGAAAAAAGCTACAGCGGAAACAGCATGGAAGATAAAGATTCGGCAGGAGTGAGAACAAAAGAATATAATTGGAGCAGCCATAACCTTTTAATCACAAACGGCGAGTATGCGTATCCATATGCAACAGGATTAAAAACAGGATTTACAGATGAAGCCGGAGACTGCATTGCCGCATCTGCTGAAAAAGACGGAATACAGCTTGTTGCAATAATATTTAATTCAGAAGATCCCGGACGTTGGGAAGATGCGGCGGCATTATTTAATTATGGTTTTGAAAATTATAATTTCTTTACAATAGCCCAAAACGGTTCTGTTGTAGGACAAGTTCCGCTTCATAATCACAATAAAGCCGACGGCGATAACCTTGATTTAATTATCAAAGAAGATATATCTTTATACCTTGATAAAGAAGTTCTTGGAGCTATTGAAACCGACATAGAAATAACGAATGAAGAATATATATATCAGGAAGATACGAAAGACAGTGAAACGCCAACTACTTTTATAAATGCTCCAATTACGCAGGATACGGAAATCGGAAAAGTATCTTACAAGTATAATGGCGAAGTCCTTGCAGAAACGCCTGTATATGCAGGAAGGACTGTTGAAGAAGCAACTTTCTTTGAAAAAATCGGATATACATTTAAAGATATTGCTTCAAAGCTGTTTACAAAGGATGGGCTTATTAAGTTTGGAATTGGCGCCGCAGTAATTATTGTTATTGCTTTAATAATAAAATTTGTATCATCAAGACGCCGACGCTCCAGGAATGTTTATAAATTTAAAAATAATAAAAGAAGAAGGTATTGA